Genomic DNA from Paenibacillus donghaensis:
TTCTGTTTGTCCCTGCAAGGAGAGATAACGTCCGTCGCAGTAACCGATGGTTCTGCCGTTGCTGTCTTCAGCAATCTCACAGTTTAGCGAGATATTCTGGAAAGGCCGGGACTCCAGTTCTACAGCGTTGATTGATGTATACTGCTGCAATATTTCGGCGAACTGGTAGACTCCGCTGACCTTGCGGTAGAGCGCGGTCTGCCCGCTGCCAGCAGCAGCGCCATCCAAACCTTCAACAAAGCCGGGGTCGGCATTCGTCACCTGGATGGATTCATCATCCAGCAGCTCATAGGCATCTCCGGCAAAAGAGAACAGCCGCGTCATCCCCTCCGGCCGCATCTCATAGGCCGAGAACACCGTACGGCCGCTGCCGCTGCCGGACTCGGCCACAACCACCGGCACGCCCGAGGCGGCTCCCAGCCGGCCGTCCCAGACCAGGCCGCGCAGCCCTTCGTAGGCGGGCACCGGCTCGCCCGGCAGCGTAAGCACGCTGCCGTTGTCGCCTTGCGCGGCATAATACAGCACCCCGCTGCTATCCACGCCGGCTGCCATTACCCGCGTGCCGCTGCTTCCCGCAGCGGAAATCGAGTAGCCGTACCGGCCTGGTTCCTCGCCTCCAGGGAGCAGGCGCACCGGTTCGGCTACGTTCCAGGCCAGATTAGCCGCCTCCGACTCGGCGCTGGTGTCCTGCAGCAGGTCCAGCTCCGCATACAGCTGAATGGCTCTGACATAGTCACCGGTGCGGACAAGCCGCTCTCCGCGAGCCATCAGCTTCACTCTCTGCTTCTCGATAAACGGCGATACCTTGGCAGAATGGAGACCTGTCGAGAGGATGAAGCTGCGGTAAGCGGCGGCATGCTCTATGAAAGCTGTCAAGGTATCACGCTTCAGGTCTTTATCCAGCAGCAGCTGGTAGCTGCCTTCAGTCTGGTCCATTACCCAAGGTGCGTCATAGCTATGGCTGCTGTAAGCTGATGTCAGCGCCTTGGCCTGCTCCAACAGCGGCGCGACACTTCCCGCTGCGGCCAGCAGCTTCAGCTTGGCGGTATCGTGCGCCTTGAAGCTGGCGGCCAGCTGCTTTTGCTTGACGGCTTCGCCTCCATAGAGATCGCCGGGAATCCGCAGCAGCTTCCATTTGGCCTCAGCGGCACTCTCCTCAGCAGTGGCATCTGCCGGTGTCTGCGCCAGCTCAGCGAGGAACTGCTCACGGAACTGGCCGAGATAAGCAGTCAACTGATCGGAGATGCCCGAAGCGGCCAGCAGCTCCAGCTCATAGACGTGGTTGGAATCCCCCGGCTTGAGAACTTTCGCCTTCAGGCTGATCAGAGACTCATAGCTCAGCATCATGCCGTCGAAGTCCCCGGACTGTGCCTGTATCTTCGCTTGGTTCACCAAAGTATCCAGGTCTCTGCGGATGGCCGAGAGCGGAGACAGCTCATCCAGCCGGGCGGATATTTTTTCTTCCATATATAGGATGGACGTGTTGGCTGCAGCCAGCCGGTATTGTTCCTCGGCGGATATCAGGTCACCGGCCGCGTAGAGGCGGTCGGCTTCATCGACGGCTTTGATTTTGCCGGCGATCCGCAGGGAACGCTCTCCCAGCATGACAATCATCAAAATACACAGAATAATCATAAAATTGCGCAGGGTTAACCAGGATTTGATCGTCATATAGGGTAGCCTCATCACATAGTCTCATTAATTATCCGATTGCACATCGGGGTCCCAGTGGTATTTGGTCTCGCGCATTTCCGCGAGCTTGACCTCCAGGCCGTTCCACTGCTCCTCCGGATGTTCTGCGACCATTCTGGACAGTCGCAGGAAGCGGTCCTTGGGCAGATCCTGCACATATCTTCCGATCAGGCCGGAATAGAGCAGCACATACCGTTTCATGCGGACGGCAGCGGCGGCTACTCCGGCAAGAATGTCCAATCCTTGGTCCATCTGCAGAATCTGCACCTCATAGGTCTTCACATACTGGAGGGTGCGTTCCTTGATCAGCTCGGGCCGGACTCTGGCGATCTCGCCGATGTATTCGGCCAGCAGCGGCTCGAAATCCTTGAGCAGCAGCTCCTCCACTTCCAGCTGCATGTCCCGGCGAAGCTGGAAGCCGTGCAGCAGGGCCACGCGCTGCCTGGCAATCCGGTCTCCCTGCAGGAGGATGCCCACCTCACGCAGCTTCTCGTAGGCGAGTACATCGTTCTCGCGCAGGACGGAGACGGCCTCCTTGCGGTTGGCCTCCAGGCCGTCCCGCAGGTGGTCGATGCCCCGGCCCAGCAGCTCGTTCAGCGAGCGCAGGTTCTCGTTCTTGCGCACCTTGCGCTGCGTATAGTAGAGCAAGGCGCCAAGCACAAGCCCTCCGGCACCGCACAGCAGCATCTGGTTCAGGGTGCTGCCGAAATAGACGGAGGCCAGTGTGAGCAGCAGAACCAGCAGGAGGCGGGTATGCTGCTTGCGACCCGCGATGGAGACGGCGTGCTGCTCTACCGGAACCAGTGTGTTCTTGGCGCAGGCGGTGCAACGCTCCTCGCCAAGTATGGTATATTGGCCGCAGTGGCGGCAGATCCGCAGCTTGTCAAAAGCATAACGGGGAGTCTTGAAGGGGTGGAAGGTGACTGGTTTCTTCTTGCTCATGGCCGCTGATCGCCCCCGTTCAGAGCAGACAGCAGCCTCTCTTGAATGTCGTCATGGCTGAGCGGCTTGCGCTGCCGCAAGGCATAAACAATAATTTGAATCGTGACATATAGGAACGTAAGCCCGAGAATGACGTATGAAATCATGGAACGATCCTTTCTTTTTGGAAATTTGGCATCTGCGGAGTCTGTTGAACGTAAAATAGTTGGCACTTCCTGCCAGTCCGGTAGTCCTAAAGTTGAAGTTTACAAGGTTTAATTATATCATAATGGCATACTATTTACAGAATTTAGCTGTACAGCCGATCCTGCCATATGAGCCTAATATAACACAAGAGGAGTCATTTCTATGTTTCGTAAATATCCAAGCAAGCTAACTACCAGAACTGCTATATGGCGTATTGTTCCGGCCCTGCTGCTCTTTCTGTGCCTTGCCGCTGCCCCTTCACTGCGGGCGTATGCGTCAAGCGCGGCACCGGCGGCTTCCGCATCTTCGCATATTGATGCGGTGCTGCTGATTGATGTCAGCAACTCGATGAAGAACAGCGACAAGAACAAGATCGCCAATGAGGCGATGAAGATGTTCATAGACATGCTCTCCACCAAGGGAGACAAGGTTGGTATTGTAGCCTATACCGACAAGATCCAGCGGGAGAAGGCGCTGCTGCAGATTAACTCTGCGCAGGATAAAGAAGATCTGAAGAATTTCATCGATGGACTGGACCGCGGACCCTATACCGACATTGCCGTCGGGATGGATGAAGCGGTGAAGGTGCTGCAGAGCGGCAGTGATCCGGCGCATGAGCCGATCATTGTCATGCTTGCCGACGGCAACAATGACTTCAACGATGCCAGCGGCCGTAAGCAGAGCGAATCGGATGCGGAGCTGAAGACAGCGGTGGAAACGGCCAAGCAGAACGGTTATCCCATCTACACCATTGGTCTTAATGCCGATGGCAAACTGAACAAGCAGAGTCTGGCCGACCTGTCGAGCCAAACGGGGGGCAAGGCTTTTTCTACGGATTCTGCCGATGATCTGCCGCAGATTCTTAGTGAGATTTTTGCCAGCCATCTGAAGCTGAAGGTAGTACCTGTGCAGTCGATCACAGCGAACGGCAGCTATCAGGAGGTTACAGTGAACGTGCCGAATGCAAGTGTGCTGGAAGCGAACATCTCGATTATGTCCTCGCAGCCCGTGACCGCGAAGCTCACTGACCCGTCCGGGAAGGAAGTGGCGATTCCGTCGAATGATGTGCTGCTCTCGAAATCCTCCTCCTACAGTCT
This window encodes:
- a CDS encoding vWA domain-containing protein; its protein translation is MFRKYPSKLTTRTAIWRIVPALLLFLCLAAAPSLRAYASSAAPAASASSHIDAVLLIDVSNSMKNSDKNKIANEAMKMFIDMLSTKGDKVGIVAYTDKIQREKALLQINSAQDKEDLKNFIDGLDRGPYTDIAVGMDEAVKVLQSGSDPAHEPIIVMLADGNNDFNDASGRKQSESDAELKTAVETAKQNGYPIYTIGLNADGKLNKQSLADLSSQTGGKAFSTDSADDLPQILSEIFASHLKLKVVPVQSITANGSYQEVTVNVPNASVLEANISIMSSQPVTAKLTDPSGKEVAIPSNDVLLSKSSSYSLLKLLKPSQGDWKLQIKGVAKDKIDINLVFNYDMELKIDALPSATYKKGDKVEVSSHLFSGGAQVTLSNLYEDMKAVLLATDVDTGTVQEIEMDNTGGVFKADFEIKDSHDYELKVRAEESSFYRESEPVQISAKSGSTGGTTAGGTTTGNSGAEEEKSSGLLYYIIGGIVLLAAAGVALGLWLKKAGQGFAGQIVVEVVDGNTGEKTYPQYKKLTGFKGKFTLHQLLQLAPELKESEKLVFTPASNDRLHLRAGEGITVEKSGRAADVSRGLELKSGDRVSVALQMVDKTILLEYLV